One region of Paenibacillus polymyxa M1 genomic DNA includes:
- a CDS encoding SPL family radical SAM protein, with product MQIDNTMAKKILSETKGASTVGFTHSLNPFSGCAFGCSYCYVREMPIQKYKDIPWGEWIDIKINAVQNYSKEINSLRRRNKPINIFMSTATDPYQPIERKVEITRKILTEMIESPPDFLQIQTRSPLVVRDLDILLELQQRCGLLVSMTIETDREDVKRLFAPLAPGINLRLKALRNVHAAGIATQASISPLLPFTPDFPKRLQGIVDRIYIDSLNIGDGLKGKRSEQLGMPLLFQRNGFSKWYQPDIHLKTNNYFNKYFDEKIIFLSSSREYPLKGKICTID from the coding sequence ATGCAGATTGATAATACGATGGCAAAAAAAATTTTGAGCGAAACCAAAGGAGCATCTACTGTTGGATTTACTCACTCTTTGAATCCTTTCAGTGGTTGTGCTTTTGGATGTAGTTATTGCTATGTTAGAGAAATGCCCATTCAAAAATATAAAGATATTCCTTGGGGAGAATGGATTGATATTAAAATAAATGCTGTTCAAAACTATAGTAAAGAAATTAATAGTCTCCGCCGAAGAAATAAACCTATCAATATATTCATGTCTACTGCTACAGATCCATACCAACCCATCGAGCGTAAGGTTGAGATCACAAGAAAAATATTAACGGAGATGATTGAATCTCCACCGGATTTCCTTCAAATCCAAACAAGAAGTCCTCTGGTGGTTAGAGACCTCGATATACTTTTAGAATTACAACAACGTTGTGGGTTATTAGTTTCTATGACTATTGAAACAGACCGAGAAGATGTAAAGCGACTTTTTGCACCTTTAGCTCCAGGGATCAACCTGCGCTTAAAGGCTCTTAGAAATGTCCATGCAGCAGGAATTGCTACACAGGCATCCATTTCTCCTCTTTTGCCTTTCACGCCAGATTTCCCCAAAAGATTACAGGGGATTGTTGATCGAATATATATTGATTCGCTGAACATTGGAGATGGTTTAAAGGGGAAGCGATCCGAGCAATTGGGTATGCCTTTGTTGTTTCAGCGAAATGGGTTTTCTAAATGGTATCAGCCTGATATTCATTTAAAAACGAACAACTATTTTAATAAATATTTTGACGAAAAGATTATATTCTTATCTTCCAGTAGAGAGTATCCTCTAAAGGGGAAAATATGTACAATTGATTAA
- a CDS encoding TetR/AcrR family transcriptional regulator — MQTSDRIIEAATRLIKKKGYRGVSTKAIATEAKVNESTIFRQFGSKQGILEAIIERHSDIPQFEKLLKEDATDNPEVDLLNVSQQYRLFFHKNADIILIGIRDKGMLPELDRVLADPPVKLHSLLVEYFERLQKKKVIARQDERLAAMTFLSMCYGFQMSELIHRQYQSQLVTEEEFYKHSVSLFVKGILSQS; from the coding sequence ATGCAAACTTCAGACAGAATCATTGAAGCCGCAACACGGCTCATCAAAAAGAAGGGCTATCGGGGAGTAAGCACCAAAGCCATTGCAACGGAAGCTAAAGTCAATGAATCTACGATTTTCCGGCAATTTGGAAGCAAGCAAGGCATATTGGAAGCCATCATTGAAAGACATTCGGATATCCCGCAATTTGAGAAGCTGTTAAAAGAGGATGCGACCGATAATCCAGAAGTAGATCTGCTGAATGTAAGTCAGCAGTACCGTTTGTTTTTCCATAAAAATGCGGACATCATTTTGATTGGCATCCGTGACAAAGGAATGCTTCCCGAATTGGACAGAGTGCTGGCCGATCCGCCGGTGAAGCTGCACTCCTTGCTGGTTGAATATTTTGAACGCCTGCAGAAGAAAAAAGTTATAGCCAGACAGGATGAGCGTCTTGCCGCCATGACTTTCCTCTCGATGTGCTACGGATTTCAGATGAGCGAGCTGATTCACCGGCAATATCAGTCCCAACTCGTCACCGAGGAAGAGTTCTACAAGCACAGTGTCTCATTGTTTGTTAAAGGAATCTTGTCTCAGTCATAA
- a CDS encoding contact-dependent growth inhibition system immunity protein, with product MTNEEYESIVENATQFSDMTLPVWHLQITGKCLFELSNSDLIRCIRQDIFTNLAIFEIIERIDEQNTPFYADIDSLELMEKLSSVSSKMISVYKGKLNRIIENIEQKHLIDLADIWMFDEQKETYKDYINKIKNKIQ from the coding sequence TTGACAAATGAAGAATATGAAAGTATTGTGGAAAACGCAACACAATTTTCAGATATGACGCTACCTGTATGGCACTTACAGATTACAGGGAAATGTCTCTTTGAGTTATCAAACTCTGATTTGATTCGTTGCATTAGACAAGACATTTTTACCAATCTAGCAATATTTGAAATTATTGAAAGGATTGATGAACAGAATACACCTTTCTATGCTGATATTGATTCATTGGAATTGATGGAGAAATTATCATCTGTTAGTTCTAAAATGATTTCAGTGTATAAGGGTAAATTAAATAGAATAATTGAAAATATTGAACAGAAGCACTTAATAGATTTAGCAGATATCTGGATGTTTGATGAACAGAAAGAAACATACAAAGACTATATCAATAAAATAAAAAATAAAATCCAATGA
- a CDS encoding antitoxin YezG family protein, translating to MDQQMDQQMDQLYPLIAEHVLSMIPDDNWNEIYLYAEILDGSREVYFYFNTTENEAFIYSHDIPEKYSVDEKIYDKLLLELQTKFKELRKIFTDNDQDAWTNLTLTLKYPGKLKIHYDYEDIIASTLTPTQRQMIFEYRYLGLLPENGKNKLFVENYFNSQD from the coding sequence ATGGATCAACAGATGGATCAACAGATGGATCAACTATATCCCTTAATAGCAGAACATGTTTTAAGTATGATACCTGACGACAACTGGAACGAGATTTACTTATATGCCGAAATACTAGATGGATCTAGAGAGGTATATTTTTATTTCAATACTACTGAGAATGAGGCTTTTATATACTCCCATGATATTCCTGAAAAATACAGTGTGGATGAAAAAATTTACGACAAATTATTATTAGAATTGCAAACGAAATTTAAAGAATTAAGAAAAATATTTACAGACAATGATCAAGACGCGTGGACAAATTTAACCTTAACATTGAAGTATCCTGGTAAGTTGAAGATTCATTATGATTATGAAGATATAATAGCTTCAACACTAACCCCAACTCAAAGACAAATGATTTTTGAGTATCGATATTTAGGTTTGCTTCCTGAGAATGGAAAAAACAAACTATTTGTAGAAAATTATTTTAATAGTCAAGATTAA
- a CDS encoding MaoC family dehydratase, with protein sequence MKFNEFFVGQRFETDSIKVTKEKIIEFASEFDPQYMHLDEKKTQEGIFGGIIASGIQTLALTFKLWVECGLYGEDVVAGTAMDNIRFMKPVYPDDELHVVVEVINLEDNRKNTGIVTVNLSTFNHTTQKIFEGDLSVIIKK encoded by the coding sequence ATGAAGTTTAATGAATTCTTTGTAGGGCAGCGGTTCGAGACTGATTCTATAAAAGTAACCAAAGAAAAAATTATAGAATTCGCATCTGAATTTGACCCTCAGTACATGCATTTGGATGAGAAGAAAACTCAGGAAGGCATATTTGGAGGAATTATTGCTTCAGGAATCCAAACATTAGCTCTAACATTTAAACTATGGGTAGAGTGTGGTTTATACGGTGAGGATGTAGTGGCTGGTACTGCTATGGATAATATCCGATTTATGAAACCTGTATACCCTGATGATGAGTTACATGTAGTTGTTGAAGTCATTAATCTAGAAGATAACCGAAAGAATACAGGAATTGTAACTGTGAATTTATCCACTTTTAATCATACGACTCAAAAAATTTTTGAAGGGGACCTTTCTGTAATAATAAAAAAATAG
- a CDS encoding replication-associated recombination protein A, whose product MIQGSLFDDEYDQGRPLANRVRPQNLEEFVGQKHLLEPGKVLREMIENDQVSSMIFWGPPGVGKTTLAKIIANQTQSKFIDFSAVTSGIKDIRSVMKEAEGNRQLGEKTLLFIDEIHRFNKAQQDAFLPYVEKGSIILIGATTENPSFEVNSALLSRSKVFVLHPLNHADILELLQKALANPKGFNNQSIEIEDGVLSAIAEYCDGDARVALNTLEMAVLHGKKSDGSIVVNKNDLVQMLNRKSLLYDKNGEEHYNIISALHKAMRNSDVNAAIYWLSRMLESGEDPLFIARRLVRFASEDIGLADNRALEISVAVFQACQFIGMPECDVHLTQAVIYLTLAPKSNAAYLAYRAAKKDALHSVNEPVPLHLRNAPTKLMKELNYGKGYKYAHDTQEKLTMMQTMPDSLIGREYYHPTIQGSEMKFKQRMEEISAWYASHKET is encoded by the coding sequence ATGATCCAAGGATCTTTATTTGATGACGAGTATGATCAGGGGCGGCCTTTAGCAAATCGGGTACGTCCACAAAATTTAGAAGAATTTGTAGGTCAAAAACATTTGCTTGAACCCGGAAAAGTATTACGTGAAATGATTGAGAATGATCAAGTTTCATCTATGATTTTTTGGGGGCCACCAGGAGTGGGAAAGACAACGTTAGCTAAAATAATCGCCAATCAAACCCAATCTAAATTTATTGATTTTAGCGCTGTGACTAGCGGTATCAAAGATATTCGTAGTGTCATGAAAGAAGCTGAAGGAAACAGGCAATTAGGTGAGAAAACACTTTTATTTATTGATGAAATTCATCGTTTTAACAAAGCACAGCAGGATGCCTTTCTGCCTTATGTGGAAAAAGGAAGCATTATATTGATTGGAGCAACAACCGAAAATCCATCGTTTGAAGTAAATTCAGCCTTGCTTTCTCGTAGTAAAGTGTTTGTGCTTCATCCACTCAATCATGCAGATATTTTAGAACTATTGCAAAAAGCATTAGCGAACCCAAAAGGGTTTAATAATCAATCAATCGAGATCGAAGACGGCGTTTTATCAGCGATTGCTGAATATTGCGATGGAGATGCCAGAGTAGCTTTAAACACACTAGAAATGGCTGTATTACACGGGAAAAAATCAGATGGGTCCATTGTAGTGAATAAAAACGATTTAGTACAAATGTTAAATCGCAAGTCATTGTTATATGACAAAAATGGTGAGGAACATTATAACATCATATCTGCTTTGCATAAGGCGATGAGAAATAGTGATGTTAATGCTGCAATTTACTGGTTATCGCGCATGTTGGAGTCCGGAGAAGATCCATTATTTATTGCCCGAAGATTGGTCAGATTTGCAAGTGAAGACATTGGTTTAGCAGATAACCGAGCTTTGGAGATATCAGTAGCTGTCTTCCAGGCTTGTCAGTTTATTGGTATGCCAGAGTGCGATGTACATCTAACCCAAGCTGTCATTTATCTCACCTTGGCCCCGAAGTCCAACGCAGCTTATTTGGCCTATAGAGCTGCCAAAAAAGACGCCCTGCATTCCGTAAATGAACCTGTTCCCTTGCATTTACGAAATGCTCCGACTAAGTTGATGAAAGAACTGAATTACGGGAAAGGTTATAAATATGCCCATGATACACAAGAAAAATTAACAATGATGCAGACCATGCCAGATTCTCTCATCGGACGGGAATATTACCACCCCACTATACAAGGATCTGAAATGAAATTTAAACAACGGATGGAAGAGATTTCAGCATGGTATGCAAGCCACAAAGAAACCTAA
- a CDS encoding fumarylacetoacetate hydrolase family protein: MKLVTFQTKTSQEPLFGFVINDKFVLSFAAIMKKQGTFVDSLESMDSYLHYLPASYDAAKELMQYAVELSHQFNENEVCPIGAVKLLPPVPHPAALIDFGLTPRHLRNAGVNLLQREYTGPEREELKRKIAEKFQKDPNKVIFSYYKCNHNALIGDGDTIHWPSYSSYLDIEPELAFVTGKGNCIAGYVIFNDSTVRDVQWPDFLALTGPTRCKDFDRSKGIGPFLATPDEIGNPLALDVDVRIGERLHWKGSTSEYSVHPAKVMEEILKVFTPLPGTIIGMGTIPDCCAIETEQWLLPSDRIQITFDKLGSLTQFVPDHVKITEPSRWEKRSDLP; this comes from the coding sequence ATGAAGCTAGTAACCTTTCAAACCAAGACATCTCAGGAACCTTTGTTTGGGTTTGTAATTAACGATAAATTTGTCCTGTCTTTTGCCGCAATTATGAAAAAGCAGGGGACATTCGTTGACAGTCTTGAAAGTATGGACAGCTATCTTCATTATTTGCCAGCAAGTTATGATGCCGCTAAGGAATTGATGCAATATGCTGTCGAACTGTCGCATCAATTCAATGAAAATGAAGTCTGCCCGATTGGAGCGGTAAAATTGCTGCCGCCGGTTCCGCATCCGGCTGCGCTTATCGATTTCGGGCTGACGCCAAGACATCTGAGAAATGCTGGCGTAAATCTGCTGCAAAGAGAATACACAGGACCGGAAAGAGAAGAACTTAAACGAAAAATTGCTGAAAAATTCCAGAAAGATCCGAATAAAGTAATTTTCAGTTATTACAAGTGTAACCATAATGCATTAATTGGCGATGGGGATACGATACATTGGCCTTCGTACTCTTCCTACCTGGATATCGAGCCGGAGCTGGCCTTTGTTACGGGGAAGGGGAACTGCATTGCAGGTTATGTTATTTTTAACGACAGTACTGTTCGCGATGTGCAGTGGCCTGATTTCCTGGCGCTGACTGGACCGACGCGCTGCAAAGATTTTGATCGCAGCAAAGGAATAGGACCATTTCTGGCTACGCCGGATGAAATCGGCAACCCGCTGGCACTGGATGTGGATGTACGGATCGGGGAGAGACTGCACTGGAAGGGAAGCACATCCGAGTATTCTGTACACCCTGCAAAAGTGATGGAGGAGATTCTCAAAGTTTTCACGCCGCTCCCGGGCACGATTATAGGAATGGGGACGATACCGGATTGCTGCGCAATCGAGACCGAACAATGGCTGTTGCCCTCTGACCGAATCCAGATTACATTTGATAAATTAGGCTCGCTCACGCAATTTGTGCCTGATCATGTCAAGATTACTGAACCAAGCCGCTGGGAAAAAAGAAGTGATTTGCCTTAA
- a CDS encoding helix-turn-helix domain-containing protein: MVRISKQKRNIERLKYQPVLPYPYDVEIFRVSDLKQRTPKERMSVTYRYEFYMLICVTQGECIQWVDFEPISCSTGTFLAISPGQVHNFGHDENWDGWIILFRSEFLIPNTSTLNELKLAFDFGRLPSILNLNHNELRRSIASIEQMIEDLLIEGTEEDIHMLLRYQLYAFVTWLSILHKCKRMNETIDSQTSLRFISFQKLVEKYFAKLSHVSEYATRLNCTEKTLTRATMAAVGISAKAFISARINLEAKRLLMHTDYSISDIAEKLNFKEATHFSKFFKRETGCTPAEFRQQHL; the protein is encoded by the coding sequence GTGGTTCGCATATCAAAGCAGAAAAGAAATATAGAACGTCTTAAATATCAACCTGTACTACCTTATCCATACGATGTAGAAATTTTTCGAGTCTCTGATCTTAAACAACGGACACCCAAAGAAAGGATGAGTGTAACTTATAGATATGAATTCTATATGCTTATATGTGTTACTCAAGGTGAGTGTATACAATGGGTCGATTTTGAGCCGATTTCCTGTAGCACAGGAACCTTTCTTGCCATATCCCCAGGTCAAGTTCATAATTTCGGACATGATGAGAATTGGGATGGATGGATTATTTTGTTTCGTTCGGAGTTTCTTATACCTAACACATCAACATTAAATGAGCTTAAACTAGCTTTTGATTTTGGAAGGCTACCAAGCATTCTAAATTTAAATCATAATGAGTTGCGTCGTAGCATCGCTTCTATCGAACAAATGATCGAAGACTTGTTGATTGAAGGGACAGAAGAAGATATTCATATGTTGTTGCGTTACCAACTCTACGCATTTGTAACTTGGCTCAGTATTCTTCATAAATGCAAACGGATGAATGAAACAATAGATTCTCAAACATCGCTGCGTTTTATAAGCTTCCAGAAACTCGTTGAAAAATACTTCGCTAAGTTGAGCCATGTCAGTGAATACGCTACTCGCCTAAACTGCACGGAAAAAACTCTAACTCGGGCAACTATGGCAGCAGTTGGAATAAGTGCAAAGGCTTTCATTTCGGCCCGGATTAATCTTGAAGCAAAACGTCTGTTAATGCATACGGACTATTCTATTAGTGACATTGCGGAAAAACTTAACTTCAAGGAAGCAACCCACTTTAGTAAATTTTTCAAACGTGAAACAGGTTGTACGCCTGCAGAATTTCGACAGCAGCATCTTTGA
- a CDS encoding YybH family protein, producing MSVNIKEVAETVLNIERANNERWNQGDCFGYLDSYSDDISYFDPVTEKLIVGNSAVREHILSRYKNPNIIRSEYLNPDVAVTQAGDLAVLSYNLYNYVAGEDGQEKLQKSWNTTEVFRLINGEWRTVHSHWSFVRHPGIISGLDTF from the coding sequence ATGAGTGTAAATATCAAAGAAGTAGCTGAAACTGTATTGAATATAGAACGCGCCAATAATGAACGGTGGAATCAAGGAGACTGCTTTGGGTACCTGGATAGTTACAGTGATGATATTTCATACTTCGATCCTGTGACTGAAAAACTTATTGTAGGTAATTCAGCGGTGAGAGAACATATTTTGTCACGCTATAAAAATCCTAATATTATTCGGAGTGAATATCTCAATCCCGATGTCGCTGTCACTCAAGCTGGTGATTTGGCTGTGTTGAGTTATAATTTATACAATTACGTAGCAGGAGAAGATGGACAAGAAAAACTTCAAAAAAGTTGGAATACTACTGAAGTTTTTCGTTTAATTAATGGCGAATGGCGCACAGTACATTCCCATTGGTCTTTTGTCCGCCATCCTGGGATTATATCGGGTCTTGATACGTTCTAA
- a CDS encoding tyrosine-type recombinase/integrase, whose translation MILSLYLRTLIVKTLMYTAIGVSELINIRLTDIDFHCCQIRINNGKDCKDRIVPFSHSHLKKYWPCMLTR comes from the coding sequence ATCATCCTGTCGTTATACCTCCGGACACTGATTGTTAAGACGCTCATGTATACCGCAATCGGGGTAAGCGAACTCATCAATATTCGGCTGACGGACATTGATTTTCATTGCTGCCAAATTCGCATTAATAACGGAAAGGACTGCAAGGATCGCATTGTTCCATTTTCCCACAGTCATTTAAAGAAGTACTGGCCATGTATGTTGACGCGATGA
- a CDS encoding MmcQ/YjbR family DNA-binding protein, whose product MTIEEIIEHCLSYPSSYEDHPFGDGWTAMRHQGNKKIFALIYNHDEHLCVNLKCNPDHADFLRKAFEEVKPGYHMNKEHWNTVILDGDLPEDEIHDMVHHSFKLTKPKSSKKHTS is encoded by the coding sequence ATGACAATAGAAGAAATTATTGAGCATTGCTTATCATATCCAAGTTCATATGAAGATCACCCTTTTGGAGACGGATGGACTGCGATGAGACATCAAGGGAACAAAAAAATTTTTGCCTTGATATACAATCATGATGAGCATCTTTGCGTCAACCTAAAATGCAACCCTGATCATGCTGATTTTTTGCGAAAAGCGTTTGAAGAGGTAAAGCCTGGTTATCACATGAACAAGGAACATTGGAATACAGTAATATTAGATGGTGATCTACCAGAAGATGAAATTCACGATATGGTGCATCATAGCTTCAAATTGACCAAGCCAAAAAGCTCCAAAAAACATACTAGCTAG
- a CDS encoding lysozyme gives MANFSLGTDGAKLIKKHEGFSLKFYGDPYGYPTVGWGHLITKSKVYTKNTTGNPNDSLLSQVQADALSKSLNLGYTSPISQSKANTFFSNDTASAVAAVNNLVLPSGHKFSQSQFDALVSLTFNAGPGVLKTNDVKAMLANAHIYPTFVGPLSQSQIDTCSKLVSKAFSYDRNLQKRRNEEATLFCKGRKYTHKYPVYTL, from the coding sequence ATGGCAAATTTTTCTTTAGGCACAGATGGAGCAAAGCTTATCAAAAAACATGAGGGATTTTCCTTGAAATTTTATGGAGATCCTTATGGGTATCCAACAGTTGGATGGGGACATTTGATAACAAAGTCTAAAGTATATACTAAGAATACAACAGGTAATCCAAATGATTCTCTTCTCTCTCAAGTACAAGCTGATGCTCTATCAAAATCTTTAAATTTAGGTTATACTTCACCAATTTCTCAGTCTAAAGCAAATACTTTTTTTTCTAATGATACTGCAAGTGCTGTAGCGGCAGTAAATAACTTGGTACTTCCTAGCGGTCATAAATTTTCACAATCTCAGTTTGATGCACTTGTTTCGCTCACTTTTAATGCAGGTCCTGGGGTGCTAAAAACCAATGATGTAAAAGCTATGCTTGCCAATGCGCATATATATCCAACTTTTGTTGGTCCACTTTCACAAAGTCAAATTGATACTTGTTCAAAATTAGTCAGCAAAGCATTTTCATATGATAGAAATTTACAAAAAAGAAGAAATGAAGAAGCAACTTTATTTTGTAAAGGAAGGAAGTATACTCACAAATATCCAGTATATACACTATAG
- a CDS encoding MBL fold metallo-hydrolase: MKYGRIIQKPRVKFFEVANGVFAGISPYRGISWANAGFVNKGGGLVYDTFFDLFHAREMREAFKEVSNGGSPAYVVNSHYNSDHAWGNKVFEDACIIMHKEASRERLTENIAWMDSVIRRGKNSPESTSGERFFAAEFEGFDLEGVEWVLPNIEIKDDINIRLGDMEVMIYNVAPAHSDSDLLLWMPKEKVLFAGDVVFNGCTAYSEEGTLNWVKVLDRIIDEIKPEIVVPGHGAICGLDFVKEQRHYLLNLISEFNKHYNDEIDTLSLTKQIDISRFLHWIQPERLYVTVDILLKSKRGLPPLPIWNEVPAKLEDMKAFLAGKYGDQIKPWDPMCVWQE, translated from the coding sequence ATGAAGTATGGACGTATTATCCAAAAACCTCGCGTTAAATTTTTTGAAGTCGCAAATGGCGTCTTTGCCGGTATTTCGCCGTATCGCGGCATCAGTTGGGCCAATGCCGGGTTCGTCAACAAGGGCGGAGGGCTGGTGTATGACACATTCTTCGATTTGTTCCATGCGCGGGAAATGCGGGAGGCTTTTAAGGAAGTAAGCAACGGCGGCTCTCCCGCATATGTGGTGAATTCGCACTATAACAGTGACCATGCTTGGGGAAACAAAGTGTTTGAAGATGCTTGCATTATTATGCACAAGGAAGCGTCCAGAGAGCGTCTCACCGAAAATATCGCCTGGATGGATAGCGTCATCAGAAGAGGAAAGAATTCTCCGGAATCGACTTCGGGCGAGCGGTTTTTTGCAGCGGAATTTGAAGGATTCGACCTGGAAGGCGTAGAATGGGTGCTCCCGAATATTGAGATAAAGGACGATATCAACATCCGTCTTGGCGATATGGAAGTTATGATTTACAACGTAGCTCCGGCCCACTCTGACAGTGACTTGCTGCTGTGGATGCCAAAAGAAAAGGTGCTGTTCGCCGGCGATGTTGTGTTTAACGGTTGTACGGCATACAGCGAAGAGGGAACCCTCAATTGGGTTAAAGTGCTTGATCGCATTATTGATGAAATTAAACCCGAAATCGTTGTTCCAGGACATGGCGCCATCTGCGGCCTGGATTTCGTGAAGGAGCAAAGACACTACCTCCTGAACCTGATTAGCGAGTTTAACAAGCATTACAATGACGAAATTGATACCTTGTCCCTGACCAAGCAAATTGATATTTCCCGCTTCCTTCATTGGATTCAGCCAGAACGGTTGTATGTTACAGTGGATATCCTATTGAAAAGCAAACGAGGGTTACCACCCCTTCCAATTTGGAACGAGGTGCCTGCTAAGCTGGAAGACATGAAAGCTTTTTTGGCCGGAAAATATGGCGATCAGATCAAGCCATGGGACCCTATGTGTGTTTGGCAAGAATAG